The sequence below is a genomic window from Nostoc flagelliforme CCNUN1.
CAGAGGCTGAAGTTCCGAGTTCAGAGGTCGAAGTTCCGAGTTCAGAGGTCGAAGTTCCGAGTTCAAAGGCTGAAGTTCCGAGTTCAAAGGCTGAAGTGGATTAAACAAAATCTAAAACTTCTGTTTCGTGGGTGCGTTAGCCAAGGGCATAACGCACCATCTCAATAAATTCGGTGCTATACTCTCGGCGGTAACACATCCTACAAACTTTTCTACGAAAATTTCAGGTTATTAAATCCGGAACAAGGGAGATAAAAGCTGGATAACACAATACAGCCAACATTATTATGGTGCTTTCAGCACATTAAGAGTTAATGCAAATTCTAATTTATTCATACAATTATCATCCAGAGCCAATTGGTATTGCACCTTTGATGACTGAACTAGCAGAAGGGCTGGTGAAGCGAGGGCATCAAGTGCGAGTAATCACAGGTATGCCTAACTATCCTCAGCGTCAGATTTACGATGGTTATCGAGGGAAGTTATACGTTACTGAACATAAAAATGGTGTCAAAATTCAGCGTAGTTACCTGCGGATTAAGTCTAAACCTAATCTTATAGACAGGTTACTGCTAGAGTTGAGCTTTGTTTTTACGAGTTTGCCACAATCGCTTAAGGGTGAACGACCTGATGTAATCCTCTTAACAGTGCCGCCGTTACTAGTTTGCTTACCTGCAACCTTAATAGCTTGGCTATACAATTGCCCAGTAGTGCTGAACGTGCAAGATATCCTGCCGGAAGCTGCTGTGCGTGTTGGGTTAATTAAAAATAAGTTGATGATTCAAGCTTTGGAAGCTTTAGAAAAATTTGCCTACCGAACTGCACATACCATTAGCGTGATTGCTGATGGCTTTGTAGATAATTTAATATATAAAGGTGTACCCGCTAATAAAATTGCCTGCATTCCAAATTGGGTAAATCTAAATTTTATCCGCCCTTTACCGAAAGAGAATAACTCCTGGAGAGCTACCCATCAACTCGATGGTAAATTTGTAGTGCTTTATTCAGGTAATATTGCTTTGACGCAAGGTTTGGAGACAGTTATAGAGGCAGCATCTCGGTTGCGTCATATTAATGATATTGTGTTTGCGATCGCAGGCGAACCCCAAGCTCTCGAAAGACTGCAAAAACATTGTCTTGCTTGTGGTGCAGATAACGTTTTGCTGCTACCCTTGCAACCGCGAGAAAAACTACCGCAAATGTTAGCAGCCGCAGATGTCGGGTTGATTGTGCAAAAGAGCAATGTGATTTCTTTCAATATGCCTTCTAAAATACCACTGCTGTTAGCCAGTGGTCGCCCTATTGTCGCTTCAGTCCCAGCTGCGGGGACTGCTGCCAAAGCCATCAAAGAAAGTGGTGGCGGCATTATCGTTGAGCCAGAGTCAGCAGATGCTTTAGCTACGGCGGTGCTGGATTTATATAATCAGCCGGAATTAGCAGCACAATTAGGGCGTAAAGGGAGAAAGTTTGCAGTAGAAAACTATTCCTTTGAGCAAGCGCTAGATCGGTATGAACAGTTATTTTCTGATGCGATCGCCAAAAAAGCAACAAATTTGGATATCTTGCCCAAATTGAGTTCTAAGGAATCACTTGTTGATATTTGAAAATTGGAAGAAAAATGCCTTTAAAATCCTCTTGTTCAGATCAGCTTAAAAAAACTGACCAAAGTTTGATCGCCCTACTTAGCGATCGCATATCATTACTAGCAACATCAGAACAACCTTCTTTAGATGAACAACTGGCTGATGTGGCTCCCCTACTCGCTCAAGCTGGTATTCCTGAGTCTGTTTGGGCAAGTGTAGTAAATAGTTGTCATGCTACTCTGATTCCTAAATCTGCAACAAATCATGTCAGTTACCGAGAAATCACCATTATCGGTGGACACGGCAGGATGGGAAGATTATTCAAAGAGCAGCTTTCGCTAGTAGGTCACAATGTTAGCGTTCTCGAACATGAAGATTGGGAATACGCAGATCAACTGTTAAATCAGGCAGAATTAGTATTAGTAAGCGTTCCTATCGAACATACAGTTGATGTTATCAAACGTGCAGCTAAATACCTTGGGCCCAATACAGCTTTGTGTGACATCACGAGCGTAAAAACTCAGCCAACTCAGGCGATGCTCGAACACCATTCTGGCCCAGTCATGGGTTTACATCCAATGTTTGGGCCAAATATCAAATCGTTTTTGGGACAAAAGGTGGTAGTGTGCCCAGGTCGAAACGATGATTCATTTCAGTGGTTATTAGACTTTATGAAAAGTAAAGGTGGAGAATTAATTGTTTGCACGCCTGAAGAACACGATCAAATGATGGTAATTATTCAAGCAACGCAGCATTTTTGTAGATTTAGTCTTGGTGTTTTCTTAGCACAAGTAAAAGTAGATATAAAGCAGAGTTTAACAATGTCAACACCTAACTATCGTCAAGAAATTGACATTGTTAAACGTTTGTTTTCCCAGAATCCTAATTTATGTGTTGATATTATGCTAGCTACAGAAGAACGGTGTAATGCAATTAGCTTTTTAGCTAAGACTTACAGCCGTTTAGCAAGACTGGTAGCAAGGAAAGATAGAGACGCACTAATTCAGGAATTTGAAACTACTCAAAGCTTTTTTGAAGAAAAAACCAACGCTTTTCTTCAGCCTTTAAGTACAACGGTCCAACGAGATTTTAAACCACAAATGCACACAAATATTAGCATTTGAAGGACAAAAACTATGCTGATAGACATCTTTCACGATCCCGTTTGTCCTTGGTGCAGAATTGGTAAAAAGCATCTGTTTGATGCATTGGCAAAATGGCAAGAAGAAGAAGTAGATATCCGGTGGCATCCCTTTATTCTCGACAATACCATTCCTGCTGACGGGTACGAATTTCGTAGCTTTATGCAAAATAGAAAAGGCATAAAAGCCCAAGAGCTGCAATATCTGTTTGATTCTACGCAATATGCAGGTGAGATGGCTGGAGTCAAGCTAAATTTTGACAAAATCCGTTTGGCTGTCAATACTAAGCTTTCGCACCGACTGATTACACTTGCACCAGCAAAGGTAAAAAACGATGTCGTAGAAGCCATTTATAAAGCTTATTTTGAAGCCGGTTTGAACATCGGAGATATTGAAGTTCTGATTGCCATAGGTAGAGCTTACCAAATGGATTCTAGGGAATTACGCCTGCAATTGAGTGATGATGCTGCGATTAAAACTTTCGTAGCGGAATCGATATTTGCTAGGCCGAATGGCATCAACAGCGTGCCGTTCTTCATCATAAATAATAAAGTCAAGATAAATGGTTCTCACTCGGTAGACATTTTTCTTCAAGCTTTGAATCGTGCCACACTTGTAAATATATAAGCAAAAACATGGTAGTTGACATTAAGCAAAAAAGTAAATTCAATCTGCAACCAATTCATCAACGTGTTTCGGTTACTTTCAACTACGAGGTTTACTTTACCAAAAATTTATTTGAGTTGAAAAACCCCACCTTAGCCCAAGTAATTACAGCAGATGGGGAGACAAAGCCGAAGAAAGTTGTAGCAATAGTAGACGCAGGAATATTGCAACATCAACCGGAATTGGTTAAGCAATTAGTAGCGTATACCAATTTTTATGCAGAGATAGTAGCGATCGCAGCCGAACCGATGATAATTTCGGGAGGAGAAGCTGCTAAAAACGATCACAATTTAGTAGAGCAAATCCAGCAACAGATTGAAGCAGCCGGATTATGTCGCCATTCTTACGTGTTAGCGATCGGGGGTGGGGCTGTGTTGGATTTGGTAGGATATGCAGCCGCAACTGCTCACCGGGGTATTCGTCTGATTCGAGTTCCGACGACGGTGTTAGCACAAAATGATTCTGGGGTTGGGGTGAAAAATGGCATCAACGCCTTTGGTAAAAAGAACTTTCTCGGCACATTTGCGCCACCTTATGCAGTTATCAATGATTCTGCCTTTTTGACAACCTTAGACGATCGCGATTGGCGTTCTGGAATCGCAGAAGCAGTCAAAGTGGCGTTGATTAAGGATGCTAGCTTTTTTGATTATATCCACTCTCACAGCGCAGCCCTTGCACGGCGAGACATGGATACTATGCAACAAGTTATTTATCGTTGCGCCCAGTTGCACCTAGAACATATTGCCAATAGCGGCGATCCTTTTGAAATGGGTTCGTCTCGTCCCCTGGATTTTGGACATTGGGCGGCTCATAAACTGGAGCATTTGACAAATTATCGCTTGCGTCATGGCGAAGCAGTTGCGATCGGTATTGCTTTGGATAGCACTTATTCCTATTTGGTAGGATTGCTGGATTGCTCACAATGGCAACGGATATTAAGTACTTTGTCGGCGTTGGGTTTCACGTTGTATGTGCCAGAACTGGTTGAGAAGTTATCACAACTGGAACATCCTAATTGTTTGTTCCGAGGTTTAACTGAGTTCCGCGAACATTTGGGGGGAGAGTTGACTTTGATGCTGTTACAACGAATTGGAAAAGGAATTGAGGTTCATGAGGTGGATTTGCTTTTGTATAGGCAAGCAATATCGCTGTTGAGGGAGTTTTAGGGTTAAGTTTTAAACGCAGAGGAACGCTGAGGGAAGCGCGGAGGAACGCTGAGGTTGTGAGATGATCTACTACTTTTGAGGGAGGCGGTTATTTTTAAAGATGGCTATCAGGAAATGTACTAGAAAAGCAGTATAAAAAGCGAATAAATTGACACCTAATCGAAAAATTATTCAATGTATTACCTGCTTGATATCTAGTATTCTTAAATAAGAAGCAAAAAAGTTTTTCATTACATCTTTTAAAAGAATACGCAAATTTGGATAGTTTGAATTAAATTGACATCGGATTATCTGGATTTGTTTTTAATTTGAAGATAGTTATCAATAATGATTGGCTTTTGACTAATAACTCTTCCAGAGAATTTTCCCATGATTTTTGATTCTCGTTCCTACAAAACCCTTGGCGGTGTACTTGTTTCTCGCTCCATCACAGAAGTTAAGATTGACACTGCTCTCGAAGACATTCTATTCCACTTAAATTCTCAGCGTGGAGGTTTGTTAAGGAGCAGTTACGAATATCCAGGCAGATACAAAAGATGGGCGATCGGATTTGTCAATCCACCATTGGAATTGACTACACAAGACAATGCTTTTACTTTGATAGCGTTGAATGAACGCGGTCGGGTGCTTTTACCGTTACTCTTAGAGCGCTTGTCCAGCTCAATACAACTTGAGAAAATTACCCTAAATAATAACAATCTTGTAGGCTTTGTTAAATCGGCAAAAAAACTATTTGCTGAAGAAGAACGCAGTAAACAACCTTCAGCATTTACAGTTGTCCGCGAAATTCTATATACTTTTTCGAGTCAAGAAGACGAGCATTTAGGATTGTATGGTGCATTTGGTTATGACTTAGTTTTTCAGTTTGAACCAATTACCCAACGTCTAGAACGTCCTACAGATCAACGGGATTTAGTGCTTTATCTGCCTGATGACTTGATAGTTGTTGACTACTATCAGCAACGCGCATTTCGTTTACAATATGAATTTGAAACAGCGCATGGCAGCACTAATGATCTGCCTCGAACAGGTGAGTCTATAGATTATCGCGGAAAACATCTTGTCCCAAATCAAACTGCTGACCATAAAGTAGGCGAGTATGCCAAAAAAGTTGAGGGTGCGCTCGATTATTTCCGCCGAGGCGATTTATTTGAAGTAGTTCCTAGTCAAAACTTTTTTGAAGGCTATGAAGATGAACCCAGCAAACTATTTAACACATTAAAAGAAATAAATCCTAGTCCTTACGGGTTTATTTTTAATCTAGGTGGAGAATATCTGATTGGCGCATCTCCAGAAATGTTTGTCCGGGTTGAAGGTAGGCGGGTAGAAACCTGTCCCATTAGTGGCACTATTAGCCGGGGACAAGATGCTCTTGACGATGCCGTACAAATTCGTCAGTTACTCAACTCCCACAAAGATGAAGCTGAGTTGACCATGTGTACTGATGTCGATCGCAATGACAAATCCCGAATCTGCGAACCTGGTTCAGTACAAGTGATTGGCCGTCGTCAAATAGAATTATACAGCCACCTGATACATACAGTAGATCATGTTGAAGGGACACTGCGATCGCAATTTGATGCTTT
It includes:
- a CDS encoding glycosyltransferase family 4 protein, with protein sequence MQILIYSYNYHPEPIGIAPLMTELAEGLVKRGHQVRVITGMPNYPQRQIYDGYRGKLYVTEHKNGVKIQRSYLRIKSKPNLIDRLLLELSFVFTSLPQSLKGERPDVILLTVPPLLVCLPATLIAWLYNCPVVLNVQDILPEAAVRVGLIKNKLMIQALEALEKFAYRTAHTISVIADGFVDNLIYKGVPANKIACIPNWVNLNFIRPLPKENNSWRATHQLDGKFVVLYSGNIALTQGLETVIEAASRLRHINDIVFAIAGEPQALERLQKHCLACGADNVLLLPLQPREKLPQMLAAADVGLIVQKSNVISFNMPSKIPLLLASGRPIVASVPAAGTAAKAIKESGGGIIVEPESADALATAVLDLYNQPELAAQLGRKGRKFAVENYSFEQALDRYEQLFSDAIAKKATNLDILPKLSSKESLVDI
- the tyrA gene encoding bifunctional chorismate mutase/prephenate dehydrogenase codes for the protein MPLKSSCSDQLKKTDQSLIALLSDRISLLATSEQPSLDEQLADVAPLLAQAGIPESVWASVVNSCHATLIPKSATNHVSYREITIIGGHGRMGRLFKEQLSLVGHNVSVLEHEDWEYADQLLNQAELVLVSVPIEHTVDVIKRAAKYLGPNTALCDITSVKTQPTQAMLEHHSGPVMGLHPMFGPNIKSFLGQKVVVCPGRNDDSFQWLLDFMKSKGGELIVCTPEEHDQMMVIIQATQHFCRFSLGVFLAQVKVDIKQSLTMSTPNYRQEIDIVKRLFSQNPNLCVDIMLATEERCNAISFLAKTYSRLARLVARKDRDALIQEFETTQSFFEEKTNAFLQPLSTTVQRDFKPQMHTNISI
- a CDS encoding DsbA family oxidoreductase, yielding MLIDIFHDPVCPWCRIGKKHLFDALAKWQEEEVDIRWHPFILDNTIPADGYEFRSFMQNRKGIKAQELQYLFDSTQYAGEMAGVKLNFDKIRLAVNTKLSHRLITLAPAKVKNDVVEAIYKAYFEAGLNIGDIEVLIAIGRAYQMDSRELRLQLSDDAAIKTFVAESIFARPNGINSVPFFIINNKVKINGSHSVDIFLQALNRATLVNI
- a CDS encoding 3-dehydroquinate synthase, producing MVVDIKQKSKFNLQPIHQRVSVTFNYEVYFTKNLFELKNPTLAQVITADGETKPKKVVAIVDAGILQHQPELVKQLVAYTNFYAEIVAIAAEPMIISGGEAAKNDHNLVEQIQQQIEAAGLCRHSYVLAIGGGAVLDLVGYAAATAHRGIRLIRVPTTVLAQNDSGVGVKNGINAFGKKNFLGTFAPPYAVINDSAFLTTLDDRDWRSGIAEAVKVALIKDASFFDYIHSHSAALARRDMDTMQQVIYRCAQLHLEHIANSGDPFEMGSSRPLDFGHWAAHKLEHLTNYRLRHGEAVAIGIALDSTYSYLVGLLDCSQWQRILSTLSALGFTLYVPELVEKLSQLEHPNCLFRGLTEFREHLGGELTLMLLQRIGKGIEVHEVDLLLYRQAISLLREF
- a CDS encoding anthranilate synthase, with the translated sequence MIFDSRSYKTLGGVLVSRSITEVKIDTALEDILFHLNSQRGGLLRSSYEYPGRYKRWAIGFVNPPLELTTQDNAFTLIALNERGRVLLPLLLERLSSSIQLEKITLNNNNLVGFVKSAKKLFAEEERSKQPSAFTVVREILYTFSSQEDEHLGLYGAFGYDLVFQFEPITQRLERPTDQRDLVLYLPDDLIVVDYYQQRAFRLQYEFETAHGSTNDLPRTGESIDYRGKHLVPNQTADHKVGEYAKKVEGALDYFRRGDLFEVVPSQNFFEGYEDEPSKLFNTLKEINPSPYGFIFNLGGEYLIGASPEMFVRVEGRRVETCPISGTISRGQDALDDAVQIRQLLNSHKDEAELTMCTDVDRNDKSRICEPGSVQVIGRRQIELYSHLIHTVDHVEGTLRSQFDALDAFLSHTWAVTVTGAPKRAAIDFIEQHERSARRWYGGAVGYLNFNGNLNTGLILRTIRLKDCIAEVRVGATVLYDSIPQAEEQETITKAAALFETIRRVKQTSQKIDESSSIKLTKILPSAEAGKRILLIDYEDSFVHTLANYIRQTGASVTTLRHGFSESLFDTERPDLVVLSPGPGRPSDFGVPQTVGALLHRKIPIFGVCLGLQGIVEAFDGELGVLNYPQHGKSSRIFVTDSNSVTFKNLPQSFPVGRYHSLFALPQSLPKELKVTAISDDDVIMGIEHQTLPIAAVQFHPESIMTLAGEVGLEIIKNVVRAYTQSLVRS